The sequence below is a genomic window from Scophthalmus maximus strain ysfricsl-2021 chromosome 19, ASM2237912v1, whole genome shotgun sequence.
tccttctcctctctcttttctcctcagtcccaaacaaatgtaattgaaaCAAGATTTTAACCTGCACAAGGcggtgccccccctccccctcccccacccacgAGCTGGAGTGTCTGCCtgtacttcttcttttttctttttgttttgttccaacaTGACTTTTTTGCTGCACTTTCAGATGGTTGACCCAGATCTCGCAGGGCAGCTCTCACACGCTGTTCGGCAGAGAAATGGtgaggcttttttaaaaaaaaaaatgttttaatatctcctctcatcttcttcttgaaTTAGTCAGAAGCCTCTCCAGGTCATAATGCATTTAGTATTATATgtcattttctgcttttgagatgacttgttgtgttgtgtttattgttttgttttattgtggaAAGGAGCCGAAGATCAGCTCTGCACCACGGAGCCATACGTGGATTTCAGGAGCACACAAGCGTAATGAAATCAGATAAACAACACTTAGAGAATTCCAGTAAGAAGCACGTCAGCGTTAGACGACTGTCGGGCGGCACTAGTTTGAGGTCAGGGCAGCACAGTCCATGCTCACAAAACAAAGCTACTGACAAAGTTGTGAAATGGGGCGACTTGAATGTTCTAGGTGCAGATAACACATGAAATAACATATGGTAAAGTAGTTtaccggagagagagagagagagagagagagagagttgctgATTTAAAATGAGATTGACAAAGTGGACTGATCGGTTCTTAGTGCAACTGATGACGGTTTTGAAGATCCATAGGGGATCATAATAGACGAGCTCCTGAAGGGGCTTCATTGCACTGCAGCACCAGGAGTGCAACGTTCAGACCCGAGCTCGAATTtgaatcatcaacaacaactgacatcatttcaaaagaaaagtgctGTACCCCAGATCCACGTATTTAACGATTCACCTCCTTCCCCATAAAGGCTCGACTGCAGCCGTCACCCACCCCTCCTGCACAGAGGGATCTTTCACCAGGAGCAGTGGGATCATCCCCGGTGAGCGACACTCAGAACCACAATCCCATGTCTATACGGACCCAGGAGCGAAAAAACCACCTGATTCGTGAGACGCACCACCCTGAGTCAACAGCCAAAGACAGACGGCCTATTTCGCGCAAAGTGGGAGACTCGCAAATAAACAGGAATCACATTACGCCGCCAACAGCCAACTGAGTTTAAAAGCATGTTATCTGGCAGGTCCCTCTGGAGTACGACTGCAAAGCAATTGAGGggcttttttgattttgatcaaattgcttgtttttctttgggcggagtcagagagcAGGGTTTTTCCAAAAATGCTGAGACTAAtgttatttacatattcaaaaatataacaCTTCTTTGTGCCCGTGCGTTTGAATACGAAGTGTTTTTGGTGACTCTCACAAGCTTCTCGCTTATCGAACTAGAGGGCTTTTGCAGTTGCACTGTGACCTCTGGTCCTTCATGTTTCCAACCCCCTGTTTGCTCGTGGAGGGTAAATACCGCCATGACACGTGTCTCTATCAATAcgtatatacgtgtgtgtttctctgtgacagcATGCAGATGTGTGACCAGACTGGAGGCAACATTTCTGGGGGTTGTACCTGATAGTCGTGTGTCTATGCAACTccatgtctttttatttgttttcacattatacagagaagagaaacaaactcaaacaaaccccccaacccccccagaTACCAGACATGTATACAAATAATACATAACCAGACATCCGTAAAGGAAAATAACCAGCATATAGTGAATAGAAATGATACAGATGAAATTGTTTACATTGTCATGTTGTCTGCTTCCATTCCGTCATCAAAAGTCAAAAAGGCTGCCAGATATTATAAAATTTGTCAGTAGACCCTCTAAATGTATATCTGATTTTCTCCAATTTTAGATGGCACATGACCTCCCTGATCCAGTGACTATGTGTCGGTGAAATAGGGTCTTTCCATTTAAACAGTATCAGTCTCCTGGCCAGAAGCGAACAGAAGGCCTTCTGGTAACTCAGAGATTCTGCTGGAAATGAGGagcacaaatataaatatatatatatatatatattttattctgtgGAGGAACACCTTAATTCAGCTCACATGTATGAAGCTGTATTTTAATGTGCAAACAAACGGGTCTGTTTTGTGCTTTCAGGTGCGATTGCAGCCACGGTGTTCATTGCCTTTTTACTCGCTCTCTACGCCGTCCTCTGGAAGTGCATGGTGTCACCGCCGCAACGGTAAAGAACAAGACACGAGCACTGACTTGATTTTGCTCGGGCTTTGAATTCGATTTTGTCGACCCTGCGATCTGGCAAACTGCTATTTGTTCTCCTGCCTTTTTAGTGTCACGTGTCTGAACTTTGTATCCCAGCACATCAACGAGAGACAAATCACGTCACATGATCAtattgagattgcttttagcaataaaatgaaatttattattattattattattattattatctgcaCCTTTTCCACTTCATATAAAACGTTTtgctttacattacattccTATAAACGCTTTTGTCTGAAGCGACTTACATTAAGTGCATTCACCCATGAAGATATCACCCAagaagtgcaagaatcatgcaagTACATGGAAATGTATGaaaactgcttttgtttttaaatattgtacaaCAGACACGAGCAGGTGAAGCAGAGAATGCCAATTTAAGAAAGTAAATGAACTCAGCTAATGCTAGCAGTCCTTGAAGTCAGATATCCCAGTtgtcaaaatgcacaaaaactgTGTCACTACTTTACTGTCAAAACgctcctctgtgtttccccTTACAGAAAGCACAGCAAGGTGAGGGTCAGAGTGCACCAGAGGAGCTCTGTGTGAAGGCCGGCTTTCGGGTCGCGTCCGTTCAGCGGCTCCTTTCCGCATCGGAATGGTGCGGACCAAACTCAGAGAGCAAACTCTGCTCCAGAGATACAAGACGCCACTGAAGAAGATCCTCCTTAATGGATCCAAAGatcaaaccacaaaacaaaactgactcAGCTGAATGGATGTGTCACCCGTTTCCCCTCAGATTAACTCCATGATGATGTGgaacatgcccccccccccccccctgctgtttCATGTGAACTCTAACACTATCACTACTGAGGAACGAGGCACCTCGGGCTACAGCTCGCTCCAGTGACCAatgaactgtgtgtgcgtgtctgatAGAGATATTGTGGTATATTTAgtgtgtgtggatttttttggaTATGTTTTACACCCAGTATTTTTTAATAGTTGTCATAACGGCATCACTAGGCTACATTTAAATCTCCTGAAGCCGCCAGGATGTTCAGAACAACCAGCCAATCACCTCCACTTGAGTCTTTCTACAAGACGTAGAGGTAATTTTGTCCGAATCgattttaaatttgtttatttgtccttGGTGCCTTCTTTGAAATCCACATGTTTAATTCAAATAACTCAGGATGTTGTAACTACTGTATCCCTCTATGATAACCTAATTAAGTGAATGTGACTATAAACAAATACTAGGAGCCGTGTCATCAGTATCACAACTTGGGGAAAAACTCAAATTAGACTCAATCCCTTTTTCCTTTGCGTCATCTTGAATTTTTATCGTCATCTTTGATCATGGAATGAGGAAAGGGAAGTGGAGAATCTCCCCCGTGGATAGaataatgatgacattttgCAGTAAACAGATCAAGCGGCAGTATgaatgaaaaggggggggggaaggctCTTATGTCTGATTTCTCTTCTGTAGTTCATCGGCTGCTGAATCTCTTTGAATCGATATGATCGGCATGATGAAAATAGCTTCGCTGTGCCGTTTATGGAAGTGGTCCCATGGCCAGATGGACAGATCCAGCATTGTGCAACACCATCGGCGGCTGACTGTGTCAGGAGGTCGGACAGGTTTTCAGGACCAGTTCTGCAagttaaacccccccccccccacctgcagGGTGAGATTTCTTTAATCAGCTAGTGACCTGTTCCATCAAGTAGAGGGAGATCAAGCGTGAGGTTCCAGTGGGTTTTGAATACTTACACCCACTAATCACCGATGGACAAACTGCAGATTTTTACCTATGTTCTCTTAACTATTACATCAATATGGctgattgtttaatttttacatGCCACCTCTTTATATATAACAATtcagtagtttgttttttcaatatgtTCAGATGCACATCTCgctgtcttctccttcctcctgatATTATCAGTGGTTCCGCTAAAATCCTGTAGATGCAAATCACTACATTAGAAAACGTGACAGTGAGTTCCTATGAAGTGCCTGTGCCCCAGGTTTCCGGGCTTCTGGGAGGAACTACAGCAcccaaatatatacaaacaagaatgtgttttttaaaaagtgtcaagAATTGAAACAAAGGCAACAATAATTCAAACTCACAACTGACAGTTGTTCCAGTGGGAACTGAGCTTTTGATTTGATCGTCTGCAGCGATAGCCCCGACTCTGCCTCCAACACTGATAAGAGTATATTAGCTGTTACTGAATGTTATCTTGGTGATATTGACTCTTACTGGGGGAGCGCACACAGCAGACCATGGCAGTGGTGGCCTCTCTCAGCTCCCGCTGGAACGGGAACATCTTGGTCTTATCCTTTGCCTCGAATCCTACAGGCCACAGAGTATAGTTACAGtgcagtgtgatgatgatgatgatgatgatctgacCTGCTTTGCATATACAAGCAGAAACTATATGCAATAATAACCCTTACGCATCCAAGCATATTACGGGCAGACTTGTGGCAGGAGGAGCCATGCCACAGTTGAGATACACTGATATATGTTTGgtgaaggggaagagaaaagcaGATGAGAGCCTCGCTTTGGCTGAAAAAACAGCCACTAGTGTTTATGCGATGCAATATGATCTTATCAGTGGAACGGTGGACACAAGAAACCCACCTGCATGGTCCTAGTTTAACAAAGACAGGGACAAACAGTACAAAACATACATCTGAGGTGCTGGTTATCCACGccatcgtcatcttcatcatccatAGCAAATCCTGTTAAAAGAAGAATGATTGATATGGTAAGATTTACTGGGATGCAACAATACTTGAGACagcatgggaaaaaaacaaaacttcagcGCTCACATTGTGAATAATAGTGCGGCTAATCTGGATCGCGTTCACGTCGGCCACTGAGTCACTGTGGTTTACCATCCAGCTCACCATGAGGCTTTGCTCGTCACCGACGGCCACATGACTGATGCCAAACTGGCGCGCAATGAAGCACACTGTGTGTAAAGTTACGGGACATATTTGAGGAGTTCTCTAATGGGGTTAGAAAGAATTTTCAGTGAATCAAACTCACCAGTGTCCAAGCGACATCTCCTGTGATCCACAGAAAATATGCGCCACAACCTAAGCAGGTTAGAGGAGGTGAATCAAAGTGAAGGGTTCGTTATTTGCAGCCTGCCTGTCGTTACACAAGGCAAAACACACTAAAAAGCGATGAGGACGTTTGCCACAATGGTTTTATATGTACAGCACGGTATTATGAACATGGCACATCATAGATCTGATTACAGAGATTACAATAGAATacatatcaaacaaaaatattaatgatgttgACAGTGCACGAAGCAATTTACACACAATAAATTATCAGAAAAAGCAGATTAacggaaagaagaaaaaatacagccGTTCTTTACAGAAATCACTTACAGAATCAGATAGCAAGGTTTTTGGCACTTgcgtgagaaaaaaaaagttcctcttCCAACATAGTGTGCATAGGTAGCCTTTCCATAAAACTATACATAATTTTTGATATTTATACAATAATGTCAGTATATTCATATGTCTTTTAGATGCTCAAGATCCCTCATAAATATTTCTAAAGATCCCATGGAGGAATAATAGCactctctgtgtggtttgagGAAGGACTCAAATATCTCAGTTTTCTTATAAGTGCTCACGGGGAAAAACAACTTCCTTCCACGTTTCCTTATACTCTCGGTCCGGGTGTTCGCAGCACAAAGGTACTTCTGCCGTTAAACAATTCCAACAGATACCAAAATGAATCGTGGCAGGAGTAAAATCACAACGTGTGAGAGCCGACTCTCAAAGAGCTTCTtcggaaaaaaaggcacaatggTTTGATcacacaggaagagaaggatTAATGGCTGACATACACTGATAaaggcacatacagtatttctgcATATACTTCCTCCCTCCGACTATTCCCTTGTGTGATTAtacaggtttttaaaaatgaacgtGTATCCACCACATTCAGATGGAGGCAAATGCACACATTCAcgaacatatatatatataaatatatatataagcaacAGATATATTATTGTTGGTCCAGTTATATGTCAAGAAGCTTGTGATGTGTGTTTCTCAGAGATAAACAATGTTCTCCTCAGCGCCCTCCTCCCCGTTCTGTCCTTCAAGAGAGAGGTAAGCCTGCGGAGGAAGCAGCGGGGCCAGagacggcgaggaggaggaggagtagtcCTCGCAAAGTCCGTGACCTGTGACCTCGAACCTCCAGGGACCCAGGGGTCGCCTGTCCAGTGGCGGGCTGAAGTCTGCTGAAAGGAGAACGAGAGCACCTCTTAGGACTAAGACGAAGGAAAGTAAGTCCATGTGTTTCTTGAATGTACAACCCCTGAATTACGATTTCacagtacagtaaaaaaaagtcttactGTCGTCGGTCCTCTGCGGCTGTGCGGCGACCCTGCTGCTGAACGGGTGGACAGCGTCGTGCAGGGTGCAGCCGTGGCTGCCGCCGTACTTTGGGTACGCCCGGCCGTCCGGAGGCTGTTTGCCGTGCGCCTGACTCAGCAGGGTGTTGAGGCTGTTGTAGAGGCTGGCGCTGAGGCCCAGGTTGGCCGCGTAGCCGGGGCCGAGCAGGGGACCGTCGCGGTTCTTCCTCGACGTGGAGAGCAGACACTGGTGGAGGTTGTTGTGGTTGGCCGGCTGGCGGGGCTGGTTTTGCTGGAGAGAGGTGAGAAAGGCCGCCTCGTTCTGGTACACCGAAGAGCTACCGTCCAGACTGCCCGAGCGGCTGTGGCTGGACACCTGGGACATTTGggaaaaacaccccaaaaaaaagcagaggggccACGGTTTGCTCAGCAGTGGtcagtgctttttgttttcGCCATTCTGTCTgacatcctcctccctctcataCCTTGTATCCGTCCAGTGGTATTGTCACGGGCAAGCTGCTCTGGCGGCTGTGTCTCCAGCTCTGGAGGAGCCTCTGCTGGGCTTCgatcttctccttctccctctccacactCCTCTGGCCCTCCCGCAGCCGGTCCAGATTCTGCTGATACTCCAGCATGtgggcctccagctcctcgcgCTCAGAGCGCAGACGCTCGGCCTCCAGGAGGCACCGCTGCTCTCGCTGCTCCAGCACACTCTCCTGTTCACTCTGAAAAACACGTGGCGCGTGGTCAACACCGGGCACCAACACCAACAGGTTTATGACCTATAACTCAAATGTGATGTGATCCGCAACTGGCAGGGGGGGAGGTGAGAGAACTCACCTGCTGTTTCTCTCTGACCAGACACTCTTTGTCCCAGCGCTGCTGCTCCTGTTTCAGCCTCATGTGGAGTTTCTGCAGCCCATCcacctcttccttcttcctctctaaACCCTTCTTCTCGGcgtcctccttcttcttctcgatactcctctgcttctcctgctcctggattaaaaagacaaaacaggacTTGGTTGAATCTTTTCTGTCAATGTTTCATAGAAAAGGCAACTGAATTCTGGTCTAATTTGCTCAAACTACTTTGGCACACGGGAGCAGGCCTACAGGTAGTCAAAAAACGTATTCCAACGGGAATGATATGAGGCTGGTACCAGACTATtttggagagaagagagggttCGGAGCTGAGGTCTTTCTCCCTCCTGGAGAAGGAGTTTCTGGACCTCATAGCAGCTGTCCTGGAGGGTCACAGCAGCCTGCGGAGAAAACACCGGATCACACTCAAGTTCATGTCTGTAGTATAAAAACCGCCAGAACTTTTAATAGGAATCTTTTTGACTCTGAAAGTTTTCAGAATCGATTTAGGCTAAATTTGAGTAGATTTAAACAACAAGCTTTATTAGCCAAATTATCTAATGCCATTGTTATTTTTCAACTTCATACACTTACGACCTACTTGCTAACTACTTTAATTGTAACTCCGTCCTTTCAATTCATTAACTCCTTCAGGTTCCGCCCTAAATGCTGAGACTTGCATCTTTTCTCACCTGCAGACTGTACAGAAGCTGAGTCAGGCTCTGCACGCTCTCTGCCACCTACAGAACAGAAAGGTGTCATTACAGGGGAACAGTAACTTAAAACGTATCCGTTAACAAACATTGCTCATGGGAAACTACAGCGGTTGAACCTTCAGCAGGGTCCCCTTGGTGTCTCCTCTTCTCAGCTCCACAGCAGGGCTGCACGGCACGCCGTCCAGCCCCGTCAACTCCGTGTCGGATCCAAGAGACGTGGAGCTCATACTGAGCGTGCTCAGATAATCTGCTGTGGGGAACACGGAAAAGGGACAAGGAACGTGGTAAATGGCGCCGGCTGACGCGATGTGGTTGACCCTCGTCAGTAAAGGTCAAGCAGGACgtgagcacaaacacacgaggTGACATTCTGAATTACGGTGTGTGTCTGCGGCTCACGTTCAGATGGAGACTCTTGGATGCTGCTGCCGTGACTGTTGTAGCTGCAGCACTCCGGTCCTCGCACGGGAGAGCTCGGACTTTGCGCGGAGAGGGCATCGCGAGCCTGAAGCATGGTGGCCAGGTTCTCCGCTGCGGAAGGAGCAAATGTCAGTCAAAAAAGACTTTGCCGCCCCACGGCGGAGGTGCAGATGAGGCTGAAAAGACGGGGGCGGCCCTCTCACCTTCTCTGAGCGCGGCcgtgaggagcgaggaggccGGTTGTGGcgtctcactgtctgtgtccgGCTGCACCAGCAGGTGGCGATGTGGCACAGGCTCTGGTGAGTGGAGGGTTAACTCGGTGAGCTCGGCGTACAGGTGGAGCTTCTCCTCCAGGCTGGTGCAGATCTGCTGATCCTGACCCAACAGCGTATCTACACAAAACATACACCGCAGTTCAGACTTTTTGTTGCACATGGTTTGTGTCACGGAATTATTTTTTCGAATGATTCATAACTACGCGAGCTCTCCAcaacatcaataaataaaaccttcaacagttcaaaatataatatacagCATGTACACATATTTTCTTACCCTGGAACTTGATGATCTTCTGAACCCTCACTTCTGCAGCTCGCCTGACCTCCTCTGACTCAGCGCTccgatcctcctcctcctcttcctcaggacAACTGCCAGGTGGACCAGTGGGTTAGATAGTGTGCGACACATACACGTGCACAGATTCCGAGTACCATGGACTtgacttgacacacacacacacacacacacctctctacAGCTTGTCGTATGTGTCTCATCCAggcattcctctcctctctggtgGTGGTGTGAACCTCATACATCTCTGGTCCCACGGAGGAGGCGGAGATGAGGaacatccctctctcctcgttGGCTACTTCTCGAACGATGAGCTTCTGCAGAGGGATCACCGGAGGCTTCTGGTCCTGAAACAgtgcatttttggggggttaacTGATGCAAATTACGGGTTAAAGGATGAATGAAGTGTTGGCTGGGCTGAGGCTTACTACTGCAGCAAATACGAAGCGCTGGTCTTTCTCCTGCAGGAAAACCAGTACATCCGTGAGCAGCAGTGCCAGAGTGTCTGCAAACAGGAGTGAAAAGACATTTCGATTTTTTTGCCTCCAAACTAAGAAAAAGACTGGCAAAGATGATGTCATGCAAACCTTTTAGACGTCCCGTGGCCGTCTTCCAGAAGACCAGCCCTTTGTGCTGCAGATGCCTGTGCTTGCTGAGCAGGTCCTGTTTGCGAAACTCTTTTCCGTTCTTGAGCTTGGCGAAGCTCTTGTTCTCCAGCCGGGCCAgcacttcctgcagctcctgacaCCGCTCGTACTTATTCACCGTCAGGTCCACTGCGGCGATGACGTCACGGATCTGAGCCAGGGCACTTGAGAGGTCCGTGTGTTCTTGACTTCCCTCTGGCGGGGGGGTAATAAAGATGACAATACAGCTCTGAggatctttatatatatattgtacaaaACACAAGTACACCAAGAGAAGTGTTGGCACAGTTTTGTGTAGGACACAGTTGACCCAACTTACCCCGCGTGTAATGCAGTATCCTCTCCAGAAGCACGGGGTACTTGGTGATACGCTGAGTGACCAGCAGGATAAATTCTGGCACCTCTCTCCGCCGGACCACAGACTTATTGCTCTGTTGCTGTGAACAGAGGTACAAATCAAAATGGAGAACATCAACTGCTCAACCAAGACATTTTACTGTAAAGAACcctaattttttaaatttaaataggGTGAGGGAGCTTACTCTGACAAAGTTTTGGAGCTTCTTGTTCTGTTGCTGCAGCTCTTTGAAGACATTGACAGCCTCCGTGTGGTGACTGCAGAAGTCACCGTACACCTGCTTCATCTTCTCAGCATTTTCATCTGAGaactgagagacagagggcgGGAATGTCAGACAGTACAGaccatgtgttgttgtgttcataaTGCACGAGTGAATCTCCATCAACCTGCTGAAGCAGTATGTCCCCGATCTGATGGATGAGATAATAGCGGGGGTTCTCCGGTTGGGCTGCGGCCTGTCGGCGTTCCTGCAGCGCTCCGAAGAGGTTCCTGTGGAAGAGCAGCAGGGGATCCAAGCACGGGAAGATTCGGGCCACACAGTCCCAgtccagctgcagctcctccagcatcCCTCTCCTGAACACCTCCGACATGACTGTCAGGGTTTGAATGTGGTGCAGCTCCGTCTgcatcagctctgtgtgtgttggggggcaGCAAAGGTGGATTATGGGAACTGAAACAGCTGATGGGAAAATGTCTCTGACGGGCAACTATTATCACTTGACACCATTTTAATAGAACAAAAAGGGGTAAGATGCACTATTTACATGAACAAATTTCGCGAGCCACATGCAAAGAGGGACATTTGTGGACAAATTTAGACGAGCAGCATTTTTTATGGATTCAAATGAGGACGTTTGCATCGCGTACGTCATCAGCTTTTCCATTCAGCTAGGTCCACTATAGAAAAGTGTGATTCTTTGGTTCAATCCAATGAAGTGTCATTCAACAAATAAGGTCTCTTTTACAGTTCCTGATTCAGTATGCACCGTACAAATTGCTCATACAAAAGTACCCAAATTTAAAGGTTTCTGgataaagcaaaaagaagacagacagacagacaaataacCTCACCATAAATGACATCCTGTCGCTTGACGGTGTGTCTGTCGTGTTGTCTACAGAAGTCCGGACCCACCGCCAGACTCCACGACTCCACATCGAGTCCCAGCAGGTCGGCGGACAAGTCGCTCAGCAGAGGAGCGTCAACAGCATCTGTGAGAGCAGACGAACAACCGAGAATGTCTACGTTTTGAATCTCCGCTCCCTACACACAGCAATTCTCCATGCGATGCCAGGTCATTTTGAAATCCTATGCGCCTCTCGCCCTCACCCTGTGTGGTGATTGGCGGGTCGGTGGACGGGGGAGTCGCTGCGACCGGTGTTCCCTCGTCGGACAATAAGCTGCTAGTACACGTTGCCTCGCTGCACTCTCTGTCCGCCCCCGCCGAGTCACTCGGCCGTCTGTAGAGACACAAAGCATGATGGAACTGAACATGATTCCAGATTCCAGAATTCATAGGCCGACGTCAGATTGCGAGGCCGACTCTTTTGTAGCAGTGGTCATATATTGAACATTCAACAAATCCGAGGACTGCTCTGACGTCACTGTTGAGACCATGTCGGGATCACCGCCGCCCTACCTGCTGTcgatggagatggagaggctTTTGGTGAGAGGGGCgactgtttctctcttctctctgctcatcGTTGGCAGCGAAGCGGAGGAGGAAGGCGAGAAGACGGAGTTGTCTTTCACGGAGTCTGAAGGGGAGATAAGCAGGAGCGGGAAGAAACGATCACACCTCGGAGTACTGCTTCAGACGTTTTGTCTGTATCTATGTAGTCACAGAATGTAACGA
It includes:
- the LOC118314000 gene encoding rho guanine nucleotide exchange factor 28 isoform X4, with translation MELSRRKVPLYGQAKVFALLEGLDSVPLDAEVYVVLEGSTLVHVTRAQSDVMLCFIVPGHNLAEMVSVQAYLCSETTPLTWVGGASLEYVQDDAQDLAEHLVTHGHCLSSADHKELRSLFNVGQESSRWATDRCVALAMANLDIPRNWNVLGGHGGDEPRPRESPLHLAVRWGLCRLAELLLCQPGGLMAVSLPNEEGVTPLQLAQTAGNTDLLVLLTHPPNPLATPPAGLSQVWADRSRLLRYCHDTGNLTLTVRQNLRWSSEEGRHADVLLLRGRLRDEDFLGEIKALRRERVETILGKEELVDDPSENALCPGINGGNSAAGENDYEEPLMFRLNERDGEDDPSQPDSEKSQSARENQGLSPTLAAAARLSAMIHGKDRVYANTMLVDQVEDADIRYRSPGEEEEASPVPHVGSQRWDSFSTTPPDSGSCSQHRLTSSPRDEKRGIQAPSLENPREPSPCTSPHSPMATSPSFPSSPLASAFRLFEGVQRRQRQSCLPASPALNRRGCSLTEPSRGLSPSLECDSGEEDILGHSYPCSSSKQRSFLRSSSGEERDCFNASPDFNSANSNSTQASTKHPEEAEVRLRSYSYSSPKAKPSRPLLNREAAITDLAEDGAFSSSGRSLLQTLSLSKSLSRLNQVKQRAFSLTETPREKRVLGFRKRAQSAEEESSASLQHLTLTEFLKEIEDEEWDKYIIPSKTESEKYKVSRTFSFLKSRMSSTRNKTKVKGKEVKEGKEKSGAANGHQFVPVSPSGPALCVACDKSVSGKELLQCSNCFLNVHKNCRESAAACGKLQERNALLVKSKTSSLPPNSVKDNSVFSPSSSASLPTMSREKRETVAPLTKSLSISIDSRRPSDSAGADRECSEATCTSSLLSDEGTPVAATPPSTDPPITTQDAVDAPLLSDLSADLLGLDVESWSLAVGPDFCRQHDRHTVKRQDVIYELMQTELHHIQTLTVMSEVFRRGMLEELQLDWDCVARIFPCLDPLLLFHRNLFGALQERRQAAAQPENPRYYLIHQIGDILLQQFSDENAEKMKQVYGDFCSHHTEAVNVFKELQQQNKKLQNFVRQQSNKSVVRRREVPEFILLVTQRITKYPVLLERILHYTREGSQEHTDLSSALAQIRDVIAAVDLTVNKYERCQELQEVLARLENKSFAKLKNGKEFRKQDLLSKHRHLQHKGLVFWKTATGRLKDTLALLLTDVLVFLQEKDQRFVFAAVDQKPPVIPLQKLIVREVANEERGMFLISASSVGPEMYEVHTTTREERNAWMRHIRQAVESCPEEEEEEDRSAESEEVRRAAEVRVQKIIKFQDTLLGQDQQICTSLEEKLHLYAELTELTLHSPEPVPHRHLLVQPDTDSETPQPASSLLTAALREAENLATMLQARDALSAQSPSSPVRGPECCSYNSHGSSIQESPSEPDYLSTLSMSSTSLGSDTELTGLDGVPCSPAVELRRGDTKGTLLKVAESVQSLTQLLYSLQAAVTLQDSCYEVQKLLLQEGERPQLRTLSSLQNSLEQEKQRSIEKKKEDAEKKGLERKKEEVDGLQKLHMRLKQEQQRWDKECLVREKQQSEQESVLEQREQRCLLEAERLRSEREELEAHMLEYQQNLDRLREGQRSVEREKEKIEAQQRLLQSWRHSRQSSLPVTIPLDGYKVSSHSRSGSLDGSSSVYQNEAAFLTSLQQNQPRQPANHNNLHQCLLSTSRKNRDGPLLGPGYAANLGLSASLYNSLNTLLSQAHGKQPPDGRAYPKYGGSHGCTLHDAVHPFSSRVAAQPQRTDDTDFSPPLDRRPLGPWRFEVTGHGLCEDYSSSSSPSLAPLLPPQAYLSLEGQNGEEGAEENIVYL